The DNA window GACACCAGGATTTCATTTCACTAATAACAGGAAGATGAATACGATTCCAACTAAACAAACCGGAGTTAATTTCAGGATAAAAACCCTGATGAAATTGAACCTCTCCAGGGGATAAACCACTTTCAACAAATTTAAAGGTTAATGCTGAGGGATAACCTTGTTGTTTGAGTTGGTTTCTTAACCAATTTCGATGAATAATTCCCGTGTAGGTACTGCGAAAACTCCCCGCAAATTGTTGACAATTCCACATCACTAAATTACAGATTAATCCTAGAGTTTGTTCATCCGTAAACGGTAAGTCTTTAAACTCCTGTAGAAATTCTGAAATAATAAAAGTATCCAGAAAAATGCTGTTTTTATAATAGTTTAAAATCGGAGTAAAAAAATCCATATTCTCAGATTCATCTGTACAAATTAATAAAAGTTCTTCAGGAGGAAAGATTTCTTTGAGAGTTTTTAAGATAAAATAAGGATGATCTGCTTCTCGATGGGGAATCCAGTTACGATAGTCCGTTAACCGAATATGAATGCCATTATATTGTCCGAGGGTTTGATAAATTTTATTCGCTAAATTGCGATAAATCGGTTTAAATTGAATCGCTTCCATGAGGGAATACACCGAAGGGGAAGGAGGATAAAAAAATCGTGAATAATAAGCTAAGTTACAAGCACTAAACTCTAAAATATCCTGTTCCACATCTTGTACAATTGTTCGATTTTCAGCAAAATCCGATAAAACTTTAGGGTCAATAGTAATATTATTTGGAACAAAAACAGCATTAACTAATCTCACATCACTATGATAATGGCTGAGATTTTTTCCTTGAGTTTCTGCTAAAAATTCTGAATAATTTAAAATTGGAATCGGAAGTTGGTCAACTAAATCTAAAATTGTTGGTAATTTGTCAATATTAATAATATGTTTTCGACTTTCGGGAACCGATAAAAAATATCCTCCTCGCACAGGTAATATATTTTTTTCGTCTCCTACTGAACCATAAAAGACTAATTTCCGTTGAGTTAAATAAGCTAATCCTACGGCTATTTCTAATCCCATTAAGTTATTATTTAAGCCGGATTCATAATCTTTGTATAACAAATAGCGTGAGGTCATAGGAATCAGCAGGTTAGTCTTTACAACTTCTTTGTGTCTTTGTGTCTTTGTGGTTAAATTAAGCTTGATCCGTGAAAAAAACAGGGCAAACTGATATAATTATACTCGATAATTTTAACCCCAAACTATTCTATCATATAAACGAATATTTTTTAATCAAATTGGAGTTATTTTTTCCGGTTCAGAACCATAATTTAACAAAATGCGATCGCAAAAAAACATAGTTCCCGCCGCCACACAAACTGGAATTGATAATAAATTTAAAAACGGAATCACCACTAATCCAAAACAGACTAAGGCAAAACTAACACTGGCGGGAAAGGTGCGAATAATCATATTTAATTTATCTCTAAACCTAAACCGTCTTCTTTCCATCGGTGAGTCTAAAAAGTCTAAACAAACAATCGTTGAGGCTAAACCAATACCCCCTATTGTAAACAATAACGTTCCCAAACCAGGGATAAAATTCAATAAAAGTAAAGGGACTCCGATGAGAATTTGTAACCCTAGTTTTTTTAATTCATATAAAATGGCTCGTCCAATATCCTGAACTGAACTGGTGAGAGTTTGGGGCGGTAATACCGCAGGTTTACCCGTTTGTAGTTCCTCAACTTTCTCCGAGAGTTGACCATACCAGGGTGCTCCTAAAATTCCCCCAAATTGCAATAATAGAAACCCAATAATTAATAAGAGTAAACTGACTAACCCCACCCGTAATAGCCACCCTAAAATATTGGCTAAAATATCTAAATAGTGCAACCATTGGGGTAAATTAGCGACCCATTGATCAATTTGACTGTCTAAATTCAGGACAATATTCTCAATTCCCGTTAACCCTGGAAGCAATAATCCAAAATAGAGAAAAATCCCCACAATAAAATTAACAATAACCGGAAAAATCACATATTTTCTTAAGGACGGATTATAATAAAATAACTGTAAAGCTCTTAAGGGATAGGTTGCACCTGTAATTAAACTCAGAGGTTTTTCTAGCCAAGAATTAGGAGATTGTAAATTATTGGGGGTCATATTTTATATATTAATGAATTTTGAGGGAGTGCGTGCGCTGCAATAAAGCACTAGGGGTGGGTTTAAACCCACCTTTTGCGGTTAAATTTTCCAAACCCAATTATAAGGATCGGGTGCTTTTCCAGTTTTAATCGCTTCTAATTGTTCTAAAATAGATTGAGCGTATTTACGTTCAGAAATGGGGGGTAAAATTAAATCTCGTCCTTGATATCCAATTTTAGAAACCTGGGCAATTGTAGCGGCTGTTCCCATGCCAAATGCTTCTTGTAAAATCCCTTTGTCGTAAGCTTCTGCTACTTCCTGAATAGAAATTAACCGTTCTTCGACTTTAACACCTTGATCTCGGAATAAAGTTAACACGCTATCGCGTGTAATTCCTGCTAAAATCGTTCCGGTTAATTGCGGTGTCACCACGACATTATCAATCACAAAAGCTAAATTCATGGTGCCGCATTCTTCGACATATTTTTTATGAATGCCATCGAGCCAAATCACGTTATCATAACCTAATGCTTTGGCTTCTTTATCTGCTAATAAACTAGCTGCATAATTTCCGGCACATTTTGCCGCACCCGTTCCTCCTTCACAGGCTCTAATATATTTATCGGTGACAATTAATTTAACAGGTTCAGAATAATAGGCTCCCACCGGACAACTCATAATAATAAAAGTATAGTGAGTTGAGGGTTTTAAACCAATAAATTCATCGGTAGCAAAATACAACGGACGAATATATAAACTCCCTTCTGATTCAGGAATCCAAGCGGAATCTAACCGAATTAATTCTGTTAATCCTTCCATAAAGATTGCTTCAGGAATTGGCGGCATACAGAGTCGATCAGCCGATTGATTAATCCGTCTAAAATTAGCATCGGGTCTAAAAATTAAGGTGTCTCCGGCTGCACTTTTATAGGCTTTCATCCCTTCAAAAACAGCCTGACCATAGTGCAGAACTGCCATCGCCGGAGTCATACTTAAATCACCATAAGGCATAATTTTCAGATCTTGCCAAATGCCGTTATCGTAAGTGGCAATAAAAATATGGTCACTGAAGATTCGACCAAAGGGAATATTATCTAAGGTTTCCGAAGAAAGACGGGAGTGTTCTGTTTTTTGAATGATAAGTTTTTGACTCAGTGTTTCCATTGTAGCTTCGGTGATCAGCGTTTTATTGTTTTTTCTAGGATAACGCTTTCCGAGTACAAGAAACCGAGACACGGATACCAAATTCAACAAACTTAGGAAAAATTGACATTTTTCTAAGGTCGCACCTCTGGCATCCGTGCCGAACTCCCCTTATTTTTAAGTTGTGGATCACAATAGAAGGAGTTTGATTAGACCCGGCTTAATCTTGATCATATTTGGCGATCACCCAAACAGCATGAATGATCCCAGGGATAAATCCTAATAGGGTCAGTAGGATATTCAGCCAAAACGCTCCTCCTAGACCAACGGTTAAAAACACGCCCAAAGGAGGCAGGAAAATAGCAGCAATCAGACGGATAATGCTCATATCAATGGATTATGACTTCTACTGCTATTTTAGCAATTTTTTCATTTAGAATAGGGAAACCTCTCTATTCTCTTAAACTTTGTTCCCATGTTGCTCGATATTTTTCCCTTCCAATTTCATTTTGACCCAACAGCGATCGCAGGTGCAACCCTGTGGTCTTTAGCATTCTATTGGGGATTTTCACCCGTGAGTGAATGGGTGATTCACCAATTAAATCGTTGGTTTAATTATGCCGAACGAACATTATATACCTCGGAAGCCGAATATGAGCGCACCCGCAAAGGTAGAGAGTCCCAAAATGCGTTTTATGCTTCCCTATTTAGTATTGTTCCCTTTTTAATTGTGGGATCATTATCTAATTGGGGAACTGAAATCGCTTTAGGTAAAAGTTGGTCAATTAGTGTAGGAATTATTGCTTGTATTAGTGGGGGAATTTATGAATTAGGGCGACTTGATGGGAAAAAAGGAATTAATTCTTAATCATGAATTTCACCATTGGGCATAATAGCCCCATGCAAAATTGCCCCAGCCGTATTCGCACTACTAAATTCTACACGAGTTAAATAGGTATAACTTAAATTAGCATTTCTTAAGTTAGTTCGAGCAACAGAGGCATCAGTTAAATCTGCTTGGGTGAGATTGGCAGAATTTAGGTTAGTTCGAGTTAAATCAGCACGAACTAAATTAACCCGGCTCAAATCCGCATTGCTTAAATTAGCATTACTCAGTTGAGCATCAGGAAGAATCGCATCACATAATTCTACCCCCGGTAATTGAGCATCAATTAAGACAGCCCGTTCTAATTTAACTTTCCTTAAATTAGCTCCAATTAAGTTAGCTTCTGTGAGAATAGCTTCCGTTAAAAATGCCGATTGTAAGTTGGCTTGGGTTAAGTTAGCTTGGCTTAAAATTGCACCTCTTAACACGGTTTCTGTTAGATTTGCTCCACTTAAATTCGCCCTGGTTAAATCTGCTCCCGTTAAATTTACCCCTTGTAAATCCGTTCCTCTTAAGTCTGCACCTCGCAAATTCACACTTTCATAAATCCTCGCTTCATAGCGCAGATTTGCCCCCCTTAAACAAGCTCCTCTTAAGTCGGCTCCCTGTAAATTTGCTCCTCTTAAATCCGCTTGAATTAAGTTAGCATCGAGTAAGGTTGCTAAGGTTAAATTGGCTTTCCGAAAATCGGCACTTTGTAAAATTGTTCCATGAAATTCGGCATCACTTAAGTTGGCACCGCTTAAGTTAGCTTTATTTAAAATGGCTCCATTAAATCGCACTCCTTTAAGATTAGCCCGTGACAAGTTGGCTCCGTTCAAATACGCTAAAACAAAGTTAGCACCTTGCAAATCTGAACCACTTAAATTAGCACCAATCAAGTCCGCACGACTGAGTTCAGCACCCCTTAAATTAATGCCTTTAAAATTTTTTTGTCCCGCTCGATACTGTTCGAGTAATGTTTCCTCATCCATAATTAATTATTTCTGAGTCCCCGTATAGGTAAATTCTTGAACCCAAGCCATTGATTTATTACCTGGAGTTCGAGCGTAAACTTTGACCTTCTGAATCGATTTGATTTTCAAATCCAGAAGTTTTTGATAAACAAATTGACTCATAGAGGCTTGATTTGGCACTTGATCTGACTCTAGTATAATGTGCAAGCAAGCGTCTTTTGACTTTGCTAGAGTGCTAATTCCTCTGGATTTCAGAAATTGGCTGATCACCGTTGCGATCGCCTTAGCATGGCCCTGTTTAGCGAGTTCCAGCAATTGGGGCTGAGTGAGTCGGGGTTCTAAGTTTTCTGGGTCTTCGGCTTCATGGGTCATCACTGTCTTATTTACAGATAATCGTTGCTGTTCTTCAACTTCTGATTGATTAATTACCATCTCTAAATCTACAATTTTACTTTGAAGTAAATGGACAAACTTTCGTAAAGATTTGTATTTTATGTCTAACTGAACTTCGGGAGAGTGATTTTTTAATTGTTCATTTAGAGATAATTCCAAATGCTTTAAAATTGTTGTTAAGGGGACTAAAGTATCGGCTACACTATGCTCTATTTTTTCCTCAAGTTCTATCTCCAATCCTAGCTTTTTTTGAAGGCTCTCATTCATCCCGCTTAAGTCTGTTCCGGGGATCTCAATATTGCTAATTGATGTTGCTGAGGTGAAATCTGAAAAATTACCCTCGCTGATACCAGGAGTTTTAACTTTATATTCTTCCTCTAAAGTAAAGTCGAACTCTTCGGACTTTGGCCGGATCAAATGCAGGGTTTCACTCTCGTTAATATCAATAGCATTGCTAGTTAAAAAGTGTTGCTGCAAAATCGATTGAGGGGAAGTTTCTAAACCCTCAATTGTCAAAGACTGAACAACTTTTGTTTGAAGCGGGGAAAGACTCTCAGAACTATTAAATCCTGGCTCAGAATAGGATTTAGGTTTGGGTTCATAATAAGGACTGAGAGCATCTAAAATTACCGTCACTACCTGAATATTTTCATCCACATCTTCTAAATACTCCGCCATCTTATAAAGATGAGACTTCAGCCGTTCTAAATTAGGAAAGGTTTGTAACAGTTGACTGAGTAAATCATCCAGACTTTGATTTTTGAGTTGTGACCAATCTTCATCTCTATAATTAAATTCCCGTTCTAAACTTGAAAAAATCACCAGTTTTGCCCGCAGAGGATTGGTATGCTGCATGATTTTAAAGCGCACATTAAATAAATCCGATATATTGCGGATCGAATAAGCTGGAGACCCCTGACTTAAATAGGCTGACGATAGAGAATTTAACTCTTCAGGACTAATTTTGACGGTTTCTGAAGCCGTAATTGAGGCTTGATTTGTTGCTTGAGTTTCTACAGGAACAGACTGAAAATAGAGTTGACTGACTTGTTCTTCAATTGTATGAACAACCCGACTATATTCATTCTTTTTATTCAACCGTGATAAAATATTATTAAGAATAATTCTAAGGGGTTCAAATTGGGGATGTTTTTGATAAATATTTTCCAGCAAGCCATTCAAATTGATGCCATTCAGGATTTGGGTATCATTCTCCCATTTACCATTATAGGCACACAATAAAACCTTCTTAATCCGGGTTGAATTCGGATCAGTTTCTAAACTTTGAGCAACTTCATTTAGGCGGGATGGGGTTGGCATTTTAGTCTCCAATACAGAAAGTCAACAGTTTACGAAGTGACTTAAGCGTATCCGGCACTGGGGTTTTATGTAGGGGCAGATGGTACTGAGGAGAAACAGGAAACTGATCACGCACAATCGACAATACACAATAACATTAATCCCAGGGTGCTTGAACCGTTAAAAATGGATCATGTTCAGCTAAGGTCTGAAAAATTTAGAGGATCACAACGACCTGAATTAATCAGGTTTAGGGGATGGGATGATTATTCCTCCGTTAGATTTTTTAACCTTTTATAGGGTGAACACATTCCAAATCTGCTTAAGTTTACATCCAGTTAAAGGACTGTTCAGAAGAAATTCACGCATCCCTGATGATCTGCTAAAACATATCTCAATCGTACAAATAAAAGGTTTTATTTTTTATTCCCCATTTTCCATTCCCTCATCTTAGAATACAATTTTAATGCGTAGTAGCTTACTATATTTTACGCTATTTTTTATTAAAATAGCAGTACAATCTTGTCGCTTAACTCCTACAACCGGAGCAATACGGATGCAAAATTTTGATGGTATTGTCATTGGTAGTGGTATCGGTGGTTTAGTTGCGGGTGCGCTTTTGGCTCACTCCGGTAAACAGGTGATGATTTTAGAAAGCCATACCTGGGCTGGGGGTGCAGCGCAGGGTTTTTCTCGTCAGGGGTTCGATTTTGATTCGGGGCCGTCGTTTTATTGTGGACTCAGTGATCCCCAGGGTTTAAACCCCTTACAGCAGGTATTAACCCGGTTGGGGGAGTCCCTGGCAACGGTGGTCTATGATCCTTTGGGACACTATCATTTTCCCGAAGGCTGTTTAGCGGTTTATGGCAATAGCGAACGTTATCGAAAGGCTATTGCTCAATTTACACCCCAAGGCGCGATCGAATTTGCCCAGTTTGAACAACGGTTACTTAAAATCTATCAAGGTTTAAAAGAAATTCCCGCCATTGAGTTACGCGCCGATTGGAAAGTGATTCCTAAATTAATTACAAATTATGGCTTTTCTTTATTAAAATTACTCCCTGTCTTAGGTGATATTTCGGCTTCAGTGGGTCAAATTGTTGATCAAACCGTTCGTGATCCTTGGGTCAGGCGATTAATCGATAGGGAATAAGGAATGGAACAGATAGTTTGTATGAAATTTAATTTATAGATTAATTTTCTCCAAATAATTGCAGTTGAATATAAACTAAAATTAAGGCGATCGCTAATAAAATAGTTGCTGCTGCTGCTGCATAACCAAAGTCAAATTGAGCAAAGGCTTGATCATAAATATAATAGACTAAAACATTGGTCGAATTTAACGGGCCGCCTCCGGTAATTACATAAACTTGTTCAAAACTTCTTAAGGTAAAAATTGCCGTTGTTACAGTAGCAAAAACCACCGTTGGTTGTAAACCGGGTAAGGTAATATACCAGAATTGTTGCCAAGGATTTGCCCCATCTAATTCTGCTGCTTCATATCGACTTTGAGGAATAGTTTGTAAACCTGCTAAAAACACTACTAAATTAAAGCCTAATTGTTTCCAAATAC is part of the Planktothrix serta PCC 8927 genome and encodes:
- a CDS encoding phytoene desaturase family protein codes for the protein MRSSLLYFTLFFIKIAVQSCRLTPTTGAIRMQNFDGIVIGSGIGGLVAGALLAHSGKQVMILESHTWAGGAAQGFSRQGFDFDSGPSFYCGLSDPQGLNPLQQVLTRLGESLATVVYDPLGHYHFPEGCLAVYGNSERYRKAIAQFTPQGAIEFAQFEQRLLKIYQGLKEIPAIELRADWKVIPKLITNYGFSLLKLLPVLGDISASVGQIVDQTVRDPWVRRLIDRE
- a CDS encoding O-fucosyltransferase family protein, which encodes MTSRYLLYKDYESGLNNNLMGLEIAVGLAYLTQRKLVFYGSVGDEKNILPVRGGYFLSVPESRKHIINIDKLPTILDLVDQLPIPILNYSEFLAETQGKNLSHYHSDVRLVNAVFVPNNITIDPKVLSDFAENRTIVQDVEQDILEFSACNLAYYSRFFYPPSPSVYSLMEAIQFKPIYRNLANKIYQTLGQYNGIHIRLTDYRNWIPHREADHPYFILKTLKEIFPPEELLLICTDESENMDFFTPILNYYKNSIFLDTFIISEFLQEFKDLPFTDEQTLGLICNLVMWNCQQFAGSFRSTYTGIIHRNWLRNQLKQQGYPSALTFKFVESGLSPGEVQFHQGFYPEINSGLFSWNRIHLPVISEMKSWCREWQESVCLIL
- a CDS encoding pentapeptide repeat-containing protein translates to MDEETLLEQYRAGQKNFKGINLRGAELSRADLIGANLSGSDLQGANFVLAYLNGANLSRANLKGVRFNGAILNKANLSGANLSDAEFHGTILQSADFRKANLTLATLLDANLIQADLRGANLQGADLRGACLRGANLRYEARIYESVNLRGADLRGTDLQGVNLTGADLTRANLSGANLTETVLRGAILSQANLTQANLQSAFLTEAILTEANLIGANLRKVKLERAVLIDAQLPGVELCDAILPDAQLSNANLSNADLSRVNLVRADLTRTNLNSANLTQADLTDASVARTNLRNANLSYTYLTRVEFSSANTAGAILHGAIMPNGEIHD
- a CDS encoding branched-chain amino acid aminotransferase — encoded protein: METLSQKLIIQKTEHSRLSSETLDNIPFGRIFSDHIFIATYDNGIWQDLKIMPYGDLSMTPAMAVLHYGQAVFEGMKAYKSAAGDTLIFRPDANFRRINQSADRLCMPPIPEAIFMEGLTELIRLDSAWIPESEGSLYIRPLYFATDEFIGLKPSTHYTFIIMSCPVGAYYSEPVKLIVTDKYIRACEGGTGAAKCAGNYAASLLADKEAKALGYDNVIWLDGIHKKYVEECGTMNLAFVIDNVVVTPQLTGTILAGITRDSVLTLFRDQGVKVEERLISIQEVAEAYDKGILQEAFGMGTAATIAQVSKIGYQGRDLILPPISERKYAQSILEQLEAIKTGKAPDPYNWVWKI
- a CDS encoding EI24 domain-containing protein gives rise to the protein MTPNNLQSPNSWLEKPLSLITGATYPLRALQLFYYNPSLRKYVIFPVIVNFIVGIFLYFGLLLPGLTGIENIVLNLDSQIDQWVANLPQWLHYLDILANILGWLLRVGLVSLLLLIIGFLLLQFGGILGAPWYGQLSEKVEELQTGKPAVLPPQTLTSSVQDIGRAILYELKKLGLQILIGVPLLLLNFIPGLGTLLFTIGGIGLASTIVCLDFLDSPMERRRFRFRDKLNMIIRTFPASVSFALVCFGLVVIPFLNLLSIPVCVAAGTMFFCDRILLNYGSEPEKITPI
- a CDS encoding YqaE/Pmp3 family membrane protein, which produces MSIIRLIAAIFLPPLGVFLTVGLGGAFWLNILLTLLGFIPGIIHAVWVIAKYDQD